The following coding sequences lie in one Streptomyces sp. NBC_01224 genomic window:
- a CDS encoding ATP-binding protein, whose amino-acid sequence MGERELEGLVSVSRPVLVGRLLQLDAAGGVTSAHVRAGAQLAGVHPRTVWRWVEAARSEGRVERRRRSRFELSEEAWEVLAQAGGNVSVFYRHLKECGDGDAGVSLASVYRAVQRELASGRVLPDRAVVRRARAEREARQALADLAVAGVGTGTPSACAAAGPAELTPAGREAAPAGDVPGVVVPMGAQAVRTASVRAVAEAVGQAMAAGGAACVFGDAGRGKTVALRMALSDPPVGWGVSWVRVPVRPSVSELRRAVFEALVLPGRFPHRSAEADERIVGALDEARVLVVDEAQRLPAPCLEYLQSLWDHPQARVALVLCGAGSERAVARVPQLASRVCAWQEVGRLAGSEVAATVSAFHPLWAGVAGGEVAWIDQSCTHGVFRTWAALTTHLQNALLTVPDATVDRALLRRLFRRLSPPV is encoded by the coding sequence GTGGGGGAGCGGGAGCTTGAGGGCTTGGTCTCGGTGTCGCGGCCGGTGTTGGTGGGGCGGTTGCTTCAGCTGGATGCGGCTGGTGGTGTGACGTCGGCGCATGTGCGGGCGGGGGCGCAGTTGGCGGGGGTGCATCCGCGGACGGTGTGGCGGTGGGTGGAGGCGGCGCGCAGTGAGGGCCGTGTGGAGCGTCGGAGGCGTTCCCGGTTCGAGTTGTCGGAGGAGGCGTGGGAGGTACTGGCGCAGGCGGGCGGCAATGTGTCTGTGTTCTACCGGCATTTGAAGGAGTGCGGGGACGGGGATGCGGGAGTGTCGCTGGCTTCGGTGTACCGAGCGGTTCAGCGTGAGCTGGCCTCGGGGCGGGTGTTGCCGGACCGTGCCGTGGTACGCCGGGCGCGGGCTGAGCGGGAGGCCCGGCAGGCTCTGGCAGACCTTGCCGTCGCGGGTGTGGGCACCGGCACGCCGTCTGCTTGTGCCGCGGCTGGTCCGGCTGAGCTGACGCCCGCAGGGCGGGAGGCCGCGCCGGCGGGGGACGTGCCGGGCGTGGTGGTGCCGATGGGGGCTCAGGCGGTGCGTACGGCGTCGGTGCGTGCGGTGGCCGAGGCGGTGGGGCAGGCGATGGCGGCCGGGGGCGCGGCGTGTGTGTTCGGGGATGCGGGGCGGGGCAAGACGGTGGCGCTGCGGATGGCGCTGTCGGATCCGCCGGTGGGCTGGGGCGTGTCGTGGGTGCGGGTGCCGGTGCGTCCGTCGGTGTCGGAACTGCGGCGGGCGGTGTTCGAGGCTCTGGTGTTGCCGGGCCGGTTTCCGCACCGTTCGGCCGAGGCCGATGAGCGGATCGTCGGCGCCCTGGACGAGGCTCGGGTGCTGGTGGTGGATGAGGCACAACGGTTGCCAGCGCCGTGTCTGGAGTATCTGCAGTCGTTGTGGGACCACCCGCAGGCCCGGGTGGCGCTGGTGCTGTGCGGGGCGGGTAGCGAGCGCGCGGTGGCGCGTGTGCCGCAGTTGGCGTCGCGGGTCTGCGCGTGGCAGGAGGTAGGGCGTCTCGCCGGGAGCGAGGTGGCTGCGACGGTGTCTGCCTTTCATCCGCTGTGGGCTGGCGTCGCGGGTGGGGAGGTGGCGTGGATCGACCAGTCCTGCACGCACGGTGTCTTCCGTACCTGGGCTGCCTTGACGACGCATCTGCAGAACGCGCTGCTTACCGTGCCGGATGCGACGGTGGACCGGGCGCTGCTGCGGCGTCTGTTCCGGCGTTTGAGCCCTCCGGTCTGA